The Ziziphus jujuba cultivar Dongzao chromosome 5, ASM3175591v1 genome segment AAACCCCAAGACATAATCCTTATTGGACTCCCCCTCCGGACGATCCCCACTCGTATGCAAAGCCAGAACTGCCCCTCCAACCGTCAGCAAAACGATGGCGTTTACCGAATACGAGGTGAATTTCTGGCCCACCAGAAGGTAAGCGAAACCAGCCGTGAAAGCCAGATGAGAGACTATGATCAACGACGTGGTCGAAATCGGAAGCCGAGCGACGCCGTAGGCGTAGATGTAGTCGTCCACGCCGGTGAGTAGGCCGATGAAAGCGGAGGCCAAGATCAGGGGAGGTTTTATCTGGAAGAATTTGGCGGTGCCTCCAGCGGCGGAGGCGGTTTTCCGGCGGCGAAAGTAATTGACGGTGATGGGGATAAGCATGACTGGCCAACCACCGGTTTCGAGCCAGCTGGAAAGCCAAACCCGTTTGCCGCCGTGGATGAAGTAGAGGCGCATGATTAGTGGGCCCCCACAGTTTCCGATGCATAGGCAGATGCAGTTGAGAATCAAAAGCGCTTTCTTCTTTTTGGCGTTGCTTCTTTGAGCTTCCAATTCCATGgctctgtgtgtgtttttttaagGCAAGCTGTGTGAGTGTGATATATTTTCCAgttattttatctaattaattttgcTGGGAACACCGACCAAATTCTAACTATCAATTCCTCCTCACACGCACATATATAAACAAGAAGTTTGAATATTTGAACTTAACATTGAAATGGCGTAGCATCAGTCATTGCTTTCCACTCAGATACCGAAAATTTGCCCTTCGCTGACATATGCTTCACTTTCCACTGCTTCCACATCAAGAGTTTGGTACCCCTTGGCAGATATATTTCGCTTTCCTAAGCAGATATTTTCCGATTCATTAGCAGGAAtttgtcttaaaaaaattataaaaaaaaaaaaagtttattccTTCGGTAAAATAATTAACTGCGAAGTTTATATTGCTTGGAAACATTCTGATAGATTGTGGTCTCTACTTGATAAATTCATCATTCTTTATTGCAGTTTCACTGCCAAATTACTTGCCTTGTAGAAGTTGAAGTTTTTATAGTGATTGTGGTGGAATTAGGCCTGTAATTGCAAAGGCAAAATTATTTACATTCTCACACTGCATGTTCACCATCAAACAAGACAAGATCTCAGATATGGTAGCAGCAGAGGAGATTAAACAAGCGATCAAGTGCACGGAgagttacctttttttttttctcttttttttaatttcctgaGAAAATTGTTTGCTGACAACTCTCTGGATCAACTCGGGATGAGTTAAATTTGGTTTCGAGAAAGGacaattattaatatgaaactatataaaattcagttcgtaataaaaattagaatttttcaaaGGCATTTTAAGCATTTTGTTTCACAATTACTTAAACAGCCTAGCCCATAGAAactttcttttatctttaggGCTGAGTATAGCCCATTACCTATTTAAACATTGAACCTCCCAAACCCATTAAAAACTTAGGGCATAAATTTTGATTGGGCTGGGCGGTTAAGTCCACGTATAAATCCATTTCGTCATGTGGAGAGaacatttccaattttaattaatttcgcATTGGTTATAGGCTTTTCGATGCAAAATATGTGTCAAATTTGAACATTAGCACTTCCATGATAAAAGGACTAAAAATAATGTctaaatttcacattttatttcaTCAAGTTGTCATTCTCTAAttgacccccaaaaaaaaaaaaaaaagaaaaaaaaattcattatccAATGAGGGTCACTGCATTTTTTGCACATtcggggggaaaaaaaaaaaaatgaaaagtcgTTTACATTTAATGAAAAACTCAGGTCCACTGCCATAAAATGACAACttgcagttaaaaaaaaaaaaaaaaaacagaaaaccaaaaTAGAGAATTATTATCGTATTATTGCAGTGGCATGTGACTTTAAAATGAAATGCTCTTAGCTTAGGGTTTCTATTGAAGCCAGATTGGGAAGCCTATAccaggtggaaaaaatcaagtCCGGACATGGATTTGAATCTGCAACTGCAACTATCTACCGCCACAACTCCAAAAAGATATTAGAACaccaattaataatattgactATTGATAGCAACAGATAAAGTAGGGAAAATCGACGCACACAACTTGTTtttacaaattataaatatctttTTGTTCCGACAACATATGCTCTACTTGCGTCCAGAAGCAATTATTTCATGGTAACCtttaaactaattttatttatctacaATTATTACATCCAACGAAACTGCTGTTGTATCCAAAAAAGACCTACTGTTGTATCCCCAAGACATAATCATTTTCACATTTGCAGTTATCATCAAACGCACATGTAGCAGCTATTTGTCGGACTTACTGATTGAAGTTTATCTCTATTCAAAAACTTTCCTAGGGAGAATCATGAGGCTTATCCTGTGGCCACCCTTTTTTTCCTGTTGTTTTTTGAAAGTGTGTGTGTTGTTTCGTCGTGAGTATTTTTCACAATATCTTGGTCAtatatagggaaaaaaaatgaaaaaacattagACTTTATACATTTGTTGTTTAAGGGAATAATATTGTAAAGTTATGATTACAATTTATCCAATGTACGGTATCAAATTGGTAATtagaattgaaagaaaaaaaatactatttattattattgataaataattatcaataaaatatgtttgttaaataataatttaaataattactatttaaatatttatttttaaaattttgtaacaaaaaataaatgaaatatttttatcgtttcaaataatgatgataaataataaaattcttaaagtaaaagaaaaagagtaatcTTTGTTATAAATGTTAATTTGTTAGTTCTTCTACTATATTGTTAAAccttaaaaagataaaacaatctaattaataaatttgaaaaagaaaagtatgaTAAGAAATTTAACCAATATTGGGGTCAATGTCTAATAACCTTTAGTTTGTACGATATTTTACGGTATTACCATCATGGGCATTAATCATTGAAAAAGCTGAAACGGCAAGTCCAACTATAATTTGAATGATCCTTTGATATCTACCAGTTTATCAGCAAGCACTGTTCACAACTGTCGAAAGCAACTTACTTATCcccaaccaaaaaacaaaaaaaaaacaaaaaaaaaacaaaaaaaaaacaaaaaaaaaaaaagcaaaaaaaatcaaaggctATCGAAAGCAACTTTAAGAGTTCAAAAACATTTTGGTCGAATTTTAGTGGCCGGTATTTAATATGTAACatgaaaaaagcataaaaacatAAAACGAAAGTTGACAGTTTGAAATAAGGAAGAGATATTGGGACAAACAAGatcaatcattaaaattttattaaacatatattcatattcCAAATCATGAATCTAAACTACGTAAAGCCACATTAgcggcttttgtttttttttcccttgcccTTTCACTCTTTTAATATAGCAGGACAATATCCCTATTAATATTACAGATTCTACACCAATGGTACAACAGGCTAAACCACAAATTATTGTGGGGGCAAACCAGTGATAAAAACCACTGTCAAACATGTTAAATCAtctttaaaataagaaaattaaacataatcTTTGCCCATCATGGACCAGCAATTGGAGTGGGAATTTCTGTTTCTGGGTTTTGCGGCTTCTTTTTCTTGGCACGTTTAATGTCACCGTAGAAATATGAGACAAATCCCCAAAGAGAGAGCACAAGAGAAACACCTTTCTCAGCTTTGAAGCTTTCACTGTAGAATATAACAGCTAATATCTCTGTTACTGGTAGTAGAACAGCAATTACAATGGCTGATAGCAAAGATGAGGCACAGAATATGATTCCTATTGCTCCCAAAAAGAAAGTTTGCCATGTGATGCCGGTCACTACAAGCAACACATAATACATAGTTTCCCCAAGCTCGAACTTTCTTGCTTCTCTTGGAATAGCCTACATGAATAGAAAATTTTCATACACATATTAAACATGTTATATAAATTGTGCAGAGAATTATTTTGATGCTCTGTCactcttttttaacttttgcaaAGGAATTCTTGATCTCTCCCTTTTCCCGAagaatataagaaaaaatagattaaaaCCATTGGTTTTTGCATAAAACTTAATAATATTGAGACTcccaaggtttttatttttatttttgttttttacaatTCATTCCATACTGTAAGGcctgctttctctctctctctctctctctctctatatatatatatatattatttccaaagaggggaaaaatatagaaaaattggaatatgtatatatttaaattagaaaaaacaattgaatgaaaataacaaattaatgaaaaagttaGATAATAATGAGAATCCAAGCTCATGCTACAATAAGGTCCAACAAGAAATTAAgtggtttcttcaaaaaaaaaaaaaaaaaaaagtgatttcctattgaaatttttttatatcattacTTTTAAACTATGCTTATAGTAAAGCTCCAATAAGAAATTAAGTaaactttttttcaaaaaataaaacgaTTTCTTGTTTGGAACCTTTTCatatcaataattttaaattatatcttCTTTATCATTTATCACAActtcataataaattaaagaatcaaaaattaaaaaaaagaaaaaaaaaattctgggcTCCGAAATCGAGgagaaaaaatagtaataataattagttggaaTATATCAACGAGTGAGAACtaaattccctttttttttttttttttttttttttttttgggggttttacCTGAAAGTCTTTGTTAATCAACATCCCGACGGTGCAGAAAATGGTAGCAAAAAGAGACATAACCATCTGAATCTCCAAAACCAAAGAATAAGTGATACTCTGCCTTGACTTCTTGTACGTCAACTCCATCAACGGCAACACGAATCCGTACAGAGCAGAAGCTCCGACCGTAAACAAAAACCCCATTACATATTCCTTATTGGATTCGCCCTTGGGACGATCCCCACTCGTATGCAAAGCCAGAACTGCCCCTCCAACCGTCAGCAAAACGATGGCGTTTACCGAATACGACGTGAATTTCTGCCTCACCAGAAGGTAAGCGAAACCGGCCGTGAAAGCCAGCTGAGAAGCTATTATCAAAGCCGAGGTCGAAACAGGAAGCCGAGCGAGGCCGTAGGCGTAAAGGTAGTCGTCGAAGCCGGTCATAAGGCCGATGAGAGCAGAGGCCAAGAACAGGGGAAGTTTTATCTGGAAGAATTTGGTGGTGCCTTCAGTCGCGGAGGCGGTTTTCCGGCGGCGAAAGTAATTGACGGTGATGGGGATGAGCATGATCGGCCAGCCACCGGTTTCAAGCCAGCTGGAAAGCCAAATGCGTTTGCCGCCGTGGATGTAATAGAGGCGCATGATTAGTGGGCCGCCACAGTTTCCGATGGATAGAAGGATACAGTTGAGAATTAGAAGAGCTTTCTTCGTTTTGGTGTTGCTTTGATCTTCCAATTCCATGGCTGGTTCTGGTTATCTTTTTTTCGGTTGCAAGGTTTGTGACTGACTGTGAATGTGAGAATTGTGTTTGATTAAATAATTGAGTGAATGGTCcaagacttttaaaattaaaacaaagagagctaaaaaaaaaaaaaaaaaaataataataataataataataaataacaaataaggtTGTGGGGCCCTTTTTGGTTATTGGATATCAAAGGGTTCTAGTCCTTTTGTTTTGTTGATTTATTACATGTTCGAATctgaatagaaaaaaataaaaaaaatatagtttttatcAATTCAGCTAACTGTATTCTTGTTCTATTCCTTTTGTTGCTTCTTCTTCTGAATGATTTATCTTATTGTcaataatttttgtttgtattaaattttaataattaatttatcatttttttttcttttatttatttatttgaaagtaTGTGAACACAAGTTATATCAATATGTTATTGGTTTAAAAGATAATAAGTTAAACATGGATAAGTAGATTTTTACATGGATAAGTAATAATCTATAAGTATCAATTAAATAGAGTTATATTACTTTCCATCTCCTACAGGTGATGTTTtagaattattgatttttttagagtttttaACAACATTTTCTCTTAAATTTTTGCCTCTTTTGtaacttatccattaatttttacaTTTGTTAGTTTTACCCCTAATTTTGAAGACTAAATGTCCCATAAGACAAAATTTTACCATCATTTATTTCTTAA includes the following:
- the LOC107430872 gene encoding purine permease 3, with product MELEAQRSNAKKKKALLILNCICLCIGNCGGPLIMRLYFIHGGKRVWLSSWLETGGWPVMLIPITVNYFRRRKTASAAGGTAKFFQIKPPLILASAFIGLLTGVDDYIYAYGVARLPISTTSLIIVSHLAFTAGFAYLLVGQKFTSYSVNAIVLLTVGGAVLALHTSGDRPEGESNKDYVLGFLFTVAAAALYGLVLPLMELTYNKSKQSITYSLVLEIQMVMSLFATVFCTIGMLINKDFQAIPREARKFELGETMYYVVIVLSGIIWQGFFVGAIGIIFCASSLLSAIVIAVLLPVTELLAVIFYHESFKAEKGVSLVLSLWGFASYFYGEIKRGKKKNKQNPETEIPTPIADP
- the LOC107430882 gene encoding purine permease 1, with product MELEDQSNTKTKKALLILNCILLSIGNCGGPLIMRLYYIHGGKRIWLSSWLETGGWPIMLIPITVNYFRRRKTASATEGTTKFFQIKLPLFLASALIGLMTGFDDYLYAYGLARLPVSTSALIIASQLAFTAGFAYLLVRQKFTSYSVNAIVLLTVGGAVLALHTSGDRPKGESNKEYVMGFLFTVGASALYGFVLPLMELTYKKSRQSITYSLVLEIQMVMSLFATIFCTVGMLINKDFQAIPREARKFELGETMYYVLLVVTGITWQTFFLGAIGIIFCASSLLSAIVIAVLLPVTEILAVIFYSESFKAEKGVSLVLSLWGFVSYFYGDIKRAKKKKPQNPETEIPTPIAGP